Proteins encoded by one window of Chondromyces crocatus:
- a CDS encoding sensor histidine kinase translates to MSDAETSDLEWRAARLAAAGAVGASVAHELRNALAIAESSLYLAQRDLDDRARVSGHLTKVAAEIRKAHQVIGSVLGLARGEPLRCEPVPLLQFLEAARHGLVTPGHIRFVTAVEPADLSVCCDPILLERVFSNLYLNAVDALSERPEGTIATRAWRTGDQTWLEVEDDGEGLHPTIQERIFEPLATTKAAGTGLGLVLSRVIVEAHGGTISALTSERGGTVFRLWLPVVSDSACYGSV, encoded by the coding sequence ATGTCCGACGCTGAAACCTCCGACCTGGAGTGGCGTGCGGCGCGTCTCGCAGCAGCCGGCGCCGTGGGCGCGAGTGTGGCGCATGAACTCCGCAACGCCCTCGCCATCGCGGAGTCATCGCTCTATCTCGCCCAGCGAGACCTCGACGATCGAGCCCGCGTTTCAGGTCACCTGACCAAGGTGGCCGCCGAGATCCGGAAAGCGCACCAGGTCATCGGCAGCGTGCTCGGGCTCGCACGCGGAGAGCCTTTGCGATGCGAGCCCGTCCCGCTGCTCCAGTTCCTCGAAGCTGCACGTCACGGCCTCGTGACCCCCGGGCACATACGCTTCGTCACCGCAGTGGAGCCCGCGGATCTCAGCGTCTGCTGCGATCCCATCCTGCTCGAGCGGGTGTTCTCCAATCTCTACCTCAATGCGGTCGACGCGCTGAGCGAGCGCCCCGAAGGGACCATCGCCACCCGCGCCTGGCGCACCGGCGACCAGACCTGGCTGGAAGTCGAGGACGACGGCGAGGGGCTGCACCCGACCATCCAGGAGCGCATCTTCGAGCCGCTCGCCACCACCAAGGCCGCCGGCACGGGGCTCGGACTGGTCCTGAGTCGCGTGATCGTCGAAGCGCACGGAGGCACGATCAGCGCCCTGACGAGCGAGCGAGGGGGCACCGTGTTCAGGTTGTGGTTGCCCGTGGTGAGCGACTCGGCCTGCTACGGGAGCGTGTAG